One stretch of Pradoshia sp. D12 DNA includes these proteins:
- a CDS encoding NUDIX hydrolase produces the protein MTRVDVAYALIYNEDKEEILMVNNIGSGWSLPGGEVEKGETLEQAVIREIKEETGLTIEVENIVAVNEAFFKEKGHHALFITFTAKITEGEILIQDEDEISEVRWIGIQRANELMPYHPDGVEKLLSNSSIYTFQG, from the coding sequence ATGACAAGAGTAGATGTTGCATATGCATTAATTTATAACGAAGATAAGGAAGAAATCCTGATGGTTAATAACATAGGAAGTGGTTGGTCTCTTCCTGGGGGTGAAGTTGAAAAAGGGGAAACTCTAGAGCAAGCAGTTATCCGTGAGATTAAGGAAGAAACAGGTTTAACAATTGAAGTTGAAAACATTGTAGCAGTAAATGAAGCGTTTTTTAAGGAAAAGGGACATCACGCCCTGTTTATAACTTTTACTGCGAAAATCACAGAAGGAGAAATTTTAATTCAAGACGAAGATGAAATTTCGGAAGTAAGGTGGATAGGCATACAAAGGGCTAATGAATTAATGCCTTATCATCCAGATGGTGTAGAAAAGTTACTGTCAAACTCTTCAATTTATACTTTCCAAGGTTAA
- a CDS encoding AAA family ATPase, with protein sequence MKFILIFGPQAVGKMTVGQELEKITELKLFHNHMTIELLEPFFGFSSEMWRLSNLFRIELFKSVSVSDLDGLIFTYVWAFDQQEDWDYVDNICKIFESKGAAIYFVELEAELNERLERNKSPHRLEHKPTKRNIEKSENELKNTMEKYRLNSYEGEIKKENYIRINNTNLNAMESAKLIKERFNL encoded by the coding sequence ATGAAGTTTATACTTATATTTGGCCCTCAAGCTGTTGGTAAAATGACAGTAGGACAGGAATTAGAAAAGATAACTGAATTAAAGCTCTTTCATAATCATATGACCATCGAATTATTAGAACCGTTTTTCGGATTTAGTAGTGAAATGTGGAGATTATCAAATCTATTTCGAATTGAATTATTCAAGTCAGTATCAGTAAGTGATTTGGATGGTTTAATATTCACTTATGTATGGGCATTTGACCAACAAGAAGATTGGGATTATGTAGATAATATTTGTAAAATTTTCGAGTCGAAAGGTGCGGCTATTTATTTTGTTGAGTTAGAAGCTGAACTTAACGAAAGACTGGAACGAAATAAAAGCCCTCACAGACTTGAACACAAACCTACCAAAAGAAATATCGAAAAGTCCGAAAATGAATTAAAGAATACAATGGAAAAGTATAGATTAAACTCCTACGAAGGTGAAATAAAAAAAGAAAATTACATAAGAATTAATAATACCAATTTAAATGCGATGGAATCAGCAAAATTAATAAAAGAAAGATTTAATTTATAA
- a CDS encoding DUF3784 domain-containing protein, with protein MQLFVGLIVAGLHFLAAYFVWKKGKVQILAGYVEGQVKDKKRLSKYAGIYLIGLGIIFIFVPLLPDHLYIVMLFYVLWIVVGAVIINVKIK; from the coding sequence ATGCAGTTGTTTGTCGGCCTTATAGTAGCAGGGCTTCATTTTTTGGCTGCTTATTTTGTTTGGAAAAAAGGAAAAGTACAAATTTTAGCAGGATATGTAGAAGGTCAAGTAAAAGATAAAAAGAGACTCTCTAAGTATGCAGGTATCTATCTAATTGGACTTGGTATTATATTTATATTTGTCCCTTTACTGCCTGATCACCTTTATATCGTAATGTTATTTTACGTTTTATGGATTGTGGTTGGTGCAGTTATTATCAATGTAAAAATAAAATAA
- a CDS encoding GNAT family N-acetyltransferase, which translates to MIRLAEEVDAKTIINIRKEIILSEKTTKFFVSSANEIPKNINKEKEKIRKSAEEGNLYIVYEIESIVVGFLVFNRYQHQRLNHTGSIGMGITDEYTNQGIGTKLIEFFLNWAKKQGELEKICLGVTSVNERAIKVYRRMGFVEEGRQRNQIKYEDGSYADDILMAYYLN; encoded by the coding sequence TTGATACGATTAGCAGAGGAAGTAGATGCGAAGACAATTATCAATATTAGAAAAGAAATAATTTTATCAGAAAAGACAACTAAATTCTTTGTGTCTTCTGCAAATGAAATACCAAAAAATATAAATAAAGAAAAAGAAAAAATACGTAAAAGTGCTGAGGAGGGGAATCTATATATAGTTTATGAAATAGAAAGTATTGTGGTAGGCTTTTTAGTCTTCAACCGCTATCAACATCAACGTCTAAACCACACGGGTTCGATCGGAATGGGAATTACCGATGAATATACAAATCAAGGTATCGGTACAAAATTAATTGAATTCTTTCTAAATTGGGCAAAAAAACAGGGAGAATTAGAAAAGATTTGCTTAGGGGTAACTTCAGTCAATGAGAGGGCAATTAAAGTATATAGGCGTATGGGTTTTGTAGAAGAGGGAAGACAAAGAAATCAAATTAAATACGAAGATGGGTCATATGCTGATGACATATTAATGGCTTATTACCTTAATTAG
- a CDS encoding IS110 family transposase, translating to MNPVVGIDIAKEESEVQAFLDKGKPYGTSFSIKHNREELEKFIYFLEEMKETTGQMPVVILESTGHYHTPVVQCLEENDILYILLNPIISHQAKKASLRKVKTDAFDAYQLCVLYYKEEFEPQKRRGIQLLNIRNLSRQQEIMTNMYVEAKLHFHTILDQVFPEYRKVFGDLFSKVSLSVLKEYPTSEKVLRASKEELEDRIREHCPSRSVQWAKEKARKLIHSASQNPFQKVRYESHLINLSMYIDILFHYQGHLTDLESQMVSLANEIEEYKIIQSIPGIGEKIAATIISEIGEIDRFNHPKKLVAFAGVDPSVYSSGKFTANINRITKRGSSRLRHSLYLAVLCGIRSSRNKKLREFYDRKRSEGKPSKVAIVACINKLLHWIYALLKKNQNFLDIA from the coding sequence ATGAACCCAGTTGTGGGTATAGATATAGCCAAAGAAGAAAGTGAAGTACAGGCTTTTTTAGATAAAGGAAAGCCGTATGGAACAAGTTTTTCGATTAAGCATAATCGTGAAGAGTTGGAGAAGTTTATCTATTTCTTAGAAGAAATGAAGGAAACAACTGGGCAGATGCCTGTGGTTATATTGGAATCAACAGGACATTATCATACCCCAGTTGTTCAATGCTTAGAAGAGAATGACATACTTTATATCTTATTGAATCCAATCATTTCTCATCAAGCGAAGAAGGCCAGTTTAAGAAAGGTGAAAACTGATGCGTTTGATGCGTATCAATTATGTGTTCTCTATTATAAAGAAGAATTTGAACCTCAAAAAAGGAGAGGAATTCAACTTCTAAATATTCGGAATCTATCGAGACAACAAGAGATAATGACGAATATGTATGTGGAGGCAAAATTGCATTTCCATACGATTTTAGATCAGGTTTTCCCTGAATATAGAAAGGTTTTTGGGGATCTATTTTCGAAAGTATCTTTATCGGTATTAAAGGAATACCCTACCTCGGAGAAGGTTCTAAGGGCTAGCAAGGAAGAGCTAGAAGATAGGATACGAGAACATTGTCCCAGTCGGTCTGTACAGTGGGCCAAAGAAAAGGCAAGAAAGCTCATTCATTCAGCTTCTCAAAATCCTTTTCAGAAAGTGCGATATGAAAGCCATCTTATCAATCTTAGTATGTATATCGATATTTTATTTCACTACCAAGGACACCTTACGGATTTAGAGAGCCAAATGGTATCCCTGGCAAATGAAATAGAAGAATATAAGATTATCCAATCGATTCCTGGTATCGGTGAAAAGATTGCGGCAACAATCATTTCGGAGATAGGAGAAATTGATCGGTTTAATCACCCTAAAAAGTTAGTGGCCTTCGCTGGAGTAGATCCCAGTGTCTATTCATCTGGTAAGTTTACTGCGAACATAAATCGTATAACCAAACGAGGTTCCAGTAGGCTAAGGCATAGCTTATATTTAGCTGTTTTATGTGGAATAAGAAGCTCTAGAAATAAAAAGCTCAGAGAGTTCTATGATAGAAAACGTTCAGAAGGAAAACCTTCGAAAGTTGCCATTGTAGCTTGTATCAATAAGCTGCTTCATTGGATTTATGCTTTATTGAAAAAGAACCAGAATTTCCTAGATATAGCTTAG
- a CDS encoding YesK family protein — protein MMLYGPLLVALILGGFILLLTWWLAKKRLSLLLISLPSLITIVVALVLFYIGIVEIRGFEGAAYGFLSIFLITFAIISLILAKKTKASL, from the coding sequence ATGATGCTTTACGGTCCGCTATTAGTAGCTCTTATTCTAGGAGGATTTATACTGTTACTTACTTGGTGGCTTGCTAAAAAGAGATTATCATTATTATTAATATCGTTACCAAGTCTTATAACAATTGTTGTTGCATTGGTTTTATTTTATATTGGAATTGTTGAAATTAGAGGTTTTGAAGGTGCAGCTTATGGATTTCTTTCCATATTCCTTATCACTTTTGCAATTATATCCCTGATTTTAGCAAAAAAAACAAAAGCTTCTTTATAG
- a CDS encoding DUF2089 family protein, which yields MDKNEVPNWLLSLEKEDIEFIKNFVINSGSLKEIAKYYQVSYPTVRLRLDKLIQKIEVNDSIESEEFIGFIKKLSIDDRISLEDAKLIIDKYKKEVRISE from the coding sequence TTGGATAAAAATGAAGTGCCCAATTGGCTCTTGTCTTTGGAGAAAGAAGACATTGAGTTTATTAAGAATTTTGTTATAAATTCCGGTTCATTAAAGGAGATAGCAAAATATTACCAAGTCTCTTATCCAACCGTTAGACTTCGGTTAGATAAACTGATACAAAAAATTGAGGTTAATGACAGTATAGAAAGTGAAGAATTTATAGGTTTCATCAAGAAACTTTCAATTGATGATCGAATTAGCTTAGAGGATGCAAAATTAATCATTGATAAATATAAAAAGGAGGTGAGAATAAGTGAATGA
- a CDS encoding helix-turn-helix domain-containing protein, whose translation MTFSEKIFKLRKEKGLSQEALAEKLNTTRQAISKWENGQGFPETEKLLMLGNIFEVSIDYLLKDTVEQSKENEKGYYASKEMAEGYLLSQRKMSKYFAVGFSLLILSTIPYFVFKQDPVIFTILISIIAVLGIGAITAGFIEEDRYTILKKESLIFDQNFLEELKVRYEDIKKKYAVVMLVGICSIAAGGISFLLVRKAIVPTGILTPYYPIFIALIAIGIYTLIRTLSIIDAYRILVKNDEHINRLSNTFMKKISKRLFN comes from the coding sequence ATGACTTTTAGTGAAAAAATTTTTAAACTTAGAAAAGAGAAAGGCTTATCCCAAGAAGCCTTGGCAGAGAAGTTGAACACTACGAGGCAGGCTATAAGTAAATGGGAAAATGGTCAAGGTTTTCCGGAAACTGAAAAGTTACTAATGCTTGGAAATATTTTTGAGGTGTCAATTGATTACTTGTTAAAAGATACCGTTGAACAAAGTAAAGAAAACGAAAAAGGATATTATGCAAGCAAAGAGATGGCAGAAGGTTATCTGCTATCTCAACGTAAAATGTCAAAATACTTCGCCGTAGGTTTTAGTCTTCTTATTTTATCCACTATACCTTATTTCGTTTTTAAACAGGATCCCGTAATTTTTACTATCCTAATTAGTATTATTGCTGTTCTCGGAATTGGAGCGATTACAGCAGGTTTTATAGAAGAAGATCGATATACTATTCTTAAGAAAGAATCCTTAATATTTGATCAAAATTTTCTTGAAGAACTGAAAGTTAGGTATGAAGATATTAAGAAAAAGTATGCCGTAGTGATGTTGGTTGGAATATGTTCTATTGCAGCAGGCGGAATTTCCTTTTTATTAGTAAGAAAGGCAATAGTACCAACAGGTATTCTGACGCCTTACTATCCAATCTTTATAGCTTTAATTGCTATTGGTATTTACACATTAATTCGTACATTATCAATAATAGATGCATATAGAATATTAGTGAAAAATGATGAACATATTAATCGTTTAAGTAACACATTTATGAAAAAAATAAGTAAACGTCTGTTCAACTAA
- a CDS encoding alpha/beta fold hydrolase encodes MGNWERNLLKTSRGVFEIFVKGEGEQLCVTHHYAEFNQTGDYFAETFTKTNKVFLINLREAGNSEKAQEPYQLSFLETIFDIEAIREELGFNKWGFSGHSTGGMLGIIYGIYFSKSLTFNVIVGAAAREYMTFSKDCIYNPKHSQFTRMQELNETLKRSGISLEKRKELKIERTKLSLFDPEKYDELFCLNISKGMSAIRMDFFSRELQVYDVTKKLEFISTPTLIICGRNDVQCPVLYSIEMEEGIPNSKLVIIEKSNHYPFLEEAQQFIEEYNLFIKEHQSLLS; translated from the coding sequence TTGGGGAATTGGGAAAGGAATTTACTTAAAACATCACGTGGTGTATTCGAAATATTTGTAAAGGGTGAAGGCGAACAACTTTGTGTTACCCATCATTATGCAGAATTTAATCAGACAGGTGATTATTTTGCAGAGACTTTTACAAAAACAAACAAAGTATTTTTGATAAATTTAAGAGAAGCAGGTAATTCAGAGAAAGCACAAGAACCGTATCAACTAAGTTTTTTGGAAACAATATTTGATATAGAAGCTATTCGAGAAGAATTGGGTTTTAATAAATGGGGATTTTCTGGGCACTCAACTGGGGGTATGTTAGGCATTATCTACGGAATATACTTTTCAAAATCTCTTACATTTAATGTGATTGTCGGAGCTGCAGCAAGAGAATATATGACATTCTCAAAAGATTGTATTTATAATCCGAAACACTCCCAATTCACCAGAATGCAAGAACTTAATGAAACATTGAAACGTTCAGGTATATCATTAGAAAAAAGAAAAGAACTAAAAATTGAAAGAACGAAACTATCTTTATTCGACCCTGAAAAATATGACGAGCTTTTTTGTCTAAACATTAGTAAAGGAATGTCTGCGATTCGTATGGATTTTTTCAGCCGAGAATTACAAGTCTATGATGTAACGAAAAAGCTGGAGTTTATATCAACCCCAACTTTAATAATTTGCGGTAGAAATGATGTACAGTGTCCAGTGTTATACTCTATTGAAATGGAGGAAGGAATACCGAATTCAAAATTAGTGATTATTGAAAAAAGTAATCATTACCCTTTCTTAGAAGAAGCTCAACAATTTATTGAAGAATATAATTTATTTATAAAGGAACACCAATCCTTATTAAGCTAA
- a CDS encoding CarD family transcriptional regulator yields MEVDYLFQIGDNIVYPMHGVGLIKAIEEKEISEEKQQYYVIKMLIGNMQVMIPTGKSSSIRPVTDIIALKHIINIFHHGESDRLLPWKQRYKVNTDKIKTGKIQECTEVVRDLMRMKKEKALNTSEKKMLDNAHEFLISELGLIKGITENQIKSFC; encoded by the coding sequence ATGGAGGTGGATTATTTGTTTCAAATTGGCGATAACATTGTTTATCCAATGCATGGAGTAGGTTTAATTAAAGCCATAGAAGAAAAGGAAATCTCAGAGGAAAAACAACAGTATTATGTTATAAAAATGTTAATCGGTAATATGCAAGTCATGATTCCTACGGGTAAGAGTTCAAGTATACGCCCTGTTACTGACATAATTGCATTAAAACACATCATAAACATCTTTCATCATGGAGAATCAGATAGATTACTGCCGTGGAAACAAAGGTATAAAGTGAACACGGACAAAATAAAAACGGGTAAAATACAAGAATGTACTGAAGTTGTACGTGATTTAATGCGTATGAAGAAAGAAAAAGCACTTAATACAAGCGAAAAAAAAATGTTAGATAACGCACATGAATTTTTGATTAGTGAACTGGGATTAATTAAAGGTATTACTGAAAATCAAATAAAAAGTTTCTGTTAA
- a CDS encoding GNAT family N-acetyltransferase, whose amino-acid sequence MKIVKIYEYEINGQLETKLRQLLVECFTDVYPKDRIYFKQLPHFRFIVIDDTNQLVGHVGLDYRVMNLNGKPIRVLGIIDLCVSKNKRSQGIGSLLLSEINDFCEGKLVDFLLLFADNKKLYLNAGFKSVNNECKWLKIDDENQSTYGIGHEKINELMIKEVGNIKWENGKLDLLGYLY is encoded by the coding sequence TTGAAAATTGTAAAAATTTACGAATATGAAATTAATGGTCAATTGGAAACTAAATTACGGCAGTTATTAGTAGAATGTTTTACAGATGTATATCCAAAAGATAGAATTTACTTTAAGCAGTTACCTCATTTTAGGTTCATTGTAATTGATGATACTAATCAACTTGTCGGTCATGTGGGCTTGGATTATAGAGTAATGAATTTAAACGGGAAACCAATAAGAGTTCTTGGTATCATCGATTTATGTGTATCAAAAAACAAGCGTTCACAGGGAATAGGTTCATTACTGCTCTCTGAAATAAATGATTTCTGTGAAGGGAAGTTAGTTGATTTTTTACTCTTGTTTGCAGATAACAAAAAATTGTACTTAAACGCAGGATTCAAGTCTGTAAATAATGAATGTAAATGGTTAAAAATTGACGATGAAAATCAATCAACTTACGGAATAGGACATGAAAAGATTAATGAGCTTATGATCAAAGAAGTAGGTAATATAAAATGGGAAAATGGCAAGTTAGATTTATTAGGATACCTTTATTAA
- a CDS encoding nucleotidyltransferase domain-containing protein has product MIEMNDWLEQFSQKLIQQFGEEIVFIGLQGSRAREEAKLDSDIDVVVIFKELTIDRLLSYEVVTHTMPNRHLLCGFISGVDELQAWDKSDLFTFVYDTKAVYGSLEFLKKHIQPEDIKRFVRTGAGNSYHMTLHNYLHTKSVEAIKAIFKNARFVIQGKQFLKSEIFQSDIGELILNAEELDRQVLSRFLEIQQGIPVHLQQDTTLIFHWAKETLQAMK; this is encoded by the coding sequence ATGATTGAAATGAACGATTGGCTTGAGCAATTTAGTCAAAAACTTATTCAACAATTTGGCGAGGAGATTGTCTTTATAGGATTGCAAGGAAGTAGAGCGAGGGAAGAGGCAAAGCTAGACAGTGATATTGATGTAGTGGTCATTTTTAAAGAACTGACGATTGATCGATTATTATCGTATGAAGTCGTTACCCATACGATGCCAAACCGTCATTTACTTTGTGGTTTTATTTCGGGTGTAGACGAACTCCAAGCTTGGGATAAATCGGATTTATTTACCTTTGTCTATGATACAAAAGCAGTTTACGGTAGCTTGGAATTTTTAAAGAAACATATTCAACCGGAAGATATCAAGCGATTTGTTCGAACAGGTGCAGGAAATAGTTATCATATGACTTTGCACAATTATTTGCACACAAAATCAGTAGAGGCAATTAAAGCTATATTTAAAAATGCACGTTTCGTAATACAAGGAAAGCAATTTTTAAAATCAGAAATATTTCAATCAGATATAGGGGAGCTTATTCTAAATGCAGAAGAGCTTGATCGACAAGTATTAAGCCGTTTTTTAGAGATTCAACAAGGTATCCCTGTTCATTTACAACAAGATACAACGTTAATTTTTCATTGGGCAAAGGAAACGTTACAAGCAATGAAATGA
- a CDS encoding stage III sporulation protein AH, translated as MIWVHKNIKGKRYKQLIDLLSRNCNRFAFVEDGRLLEFEKERLAFIDNLIIDIEEHLIERRIQKEWETTRLSEDTAYVFYFKMNNATRDFLKERCHSLFDWISPELPEDLMFYHNDKCILAVCSHEEYFVVEEAIWDSFILN; from the coding sequence ATGATATGGGTACATAAAAATATAAAGGGCAAACGTTATAAGCAATTAATAGACTTACTCTCAAGGAATTGTAATCGCTTTGCTTTTGTAGAAGATGGACGTTTATTGGAGTTTGAAAAGGAGCGTCTTGCCTTTATTGATAATTTAATAATCGATATTGAAGAACATTTAATCGAAAGACGAATACAAAAAGAATGGGAAACCACAAGACTTTCTGAAGATACAGCCTACGTTTTTTATTTTAAAATGAATAATGCTACAAGAGACTTTTTGAAAGAGCGTTGTCATTCCCTTTTTGATTGGATTAGTCCTGAACTACCAGAAGACTTAATGTTTTACCATAATGATAAATGCATATTAGCTGTATGCTCCCACGAAGAATATTTTGTAGTGGAGGAAGCTATTTGGGACAGTTTCATATTGAACTAA
- a CDS encoding SMI1/KNR4 family protein, producing the protein MKKVINKINPKIEVAGVSLIELKKTERTLGATFPEEYKELFLETNGATFGEWTLYSIQANEQLAFTMDIVRQNQENRPKNMPDEFICIGDHINGNNLCY; encoded by the coding sequence ATGAAGAAAGTAATAAATAAGATTAATCCCAAGATTGAAGTAGCCGGAGTGTCATTAATTGAATTAAAGAAAACAGAACGAACACTTGGCGCTACCTTTCCAGAAGAATACAAGGAACTCTTTCTAGAAACAAATGGTGCAACATTCGGAGAATGGACTTTGTACTCGATTCAAGCTAATGAACAATTAGCCTTTACAATGGATATTGTTAGGCAAAATCAAGAGAACCGGCCTAAAAATATGCCTGATGAATTTATTTGTATTGGTGACCATATCAATGGAAATAATCTCTGCTATTGA
- a CDS encoding DUF4241 domain-containing protein produces MQELIFLWDDKKGKCECKASTLSEFIDWYVPKKTNKPKILGTFTIESGKLIVTDPCYDKDEEDLQVLLLNVKNGKWTAYVTHTDEEAVQNLFVYYGEKKPSGRWHDCAQAIAVDSAQAGIFDFDVFQKDETIPYELINTHDIEIDEASSKYYVVCCDMTDTDEQAGVVPGGAVSMSGYGDGMYEVKVKYNIFKQVVGVMITFEDEE; encoded by the coding sequence ATGCAAGAGCTGATTTTTCTATGGGATGATAAAAAAGGAAAATGCGAATGTAAGGCTTCAACTTTAAGTGAATTTATTGACTGGTATGTACCGAAAAAGACAAATAAGCCTAAAATCTTAGGCACATTTACAATCGAAAGTGGGAAGTTAATTGTTACGGACCCATGTTACGATAAAGATGAAGAAGACCTGCAAGTCTTACTTCTAAATGTGAAAAATGGAAAGTGGACAGCATATGTTACACACACTGATGAGGAAGCAGTACAAAATTTGTTCGTATATTATGGTGAAAAGAAACCAAGCGGGAGATGGCATGATTGCGCTCAAGCAATAGCGGTTGATTCAGCACAAGCAGGAATCTTTGATTTTGACGTTTTTCAAAAAGATGAAACAATCCCATATGAACTGATAAATACCCATGATATAGAGATAGATGAGGCTAGCTCAAAATACTATGTAGTATGCTGTGATATGACTGATACAGATGAACAAGCCGGAGTGGTTCCTGGAGGTGCGGTTTCTATGTCTGGCTATGGTGATGGAATGTATGAAGTCAAAGTGAAATATAATATTTTCAAACAGGTTGTTGGCGTAATGATTACTTTTGAGGATGAGGAATAA
- the yihA gene encoding ribosome biogenesis GTP-binding protein YihA/YsxC, which translates to MKITQAEIVMSAVKPEQYPTDGFPEFALAGRSNVGKSSFINKMINRKGLARTSSKPGKTQTLNFYKLNEQLFFVDVPGYGYAKVSKSEREAWGKMIETYITTREPLRAMLLIIDLRHKPSVDDVMMYDFLKHYEIPCIIIATKADKIPKGKWQKHLKVVKDTLNIIESDEVILFSSETGLGKDTAWNAIQARI; encoded by the coding sequence TTGAAAATTACTCAAGCAGAGATTGTGATGAGTGCTGTTAAACCGGAACAATATCCAACAGATGGTTTTCCGGAGTTCGCTCTAGCTGGACGTTCAAATGTAGGAAAATCTTCTTTTATTAATAAAATGATCAATCGGAAAGGTTTGGCCCGTACTTCATCTAAACCGGGTAAAACACAAACATTGAACTTTTATAAGCTTAATGAGCAATTATTTTTCGTCGATGTACCGGGATATGGATATGCGAAAGTATCCAAGTCCGAACGTGAAGCATGGGGTAAGATGATTGAGACATACATTACGACACGTGAGCCTTTACGTGCTATGCTCTTAATCATTGATTTGCGCCATAAACCGTCTGTGGACGATGTAATGATGTATGATTTTCTTAAGCATTATGAGATACCTTGTATCATTATTGCAACCAAAGCGGATAAAATTCCAAAAGGTAAATGGCAAAAGCATCTAAAAGTCGTGAAAGACACACTGAATATTATCGAAAGTGACGAAGTGATTTTGTTCTCTTCGGAGACTGGGCTTGGAAAAGATACGGCCTGGAATGCCATACAGGCGCGAATATAA